One segment of Gammaproteobacteria bacterium DNA contains the following:
- a CDS encoding choline dehydrogenase — MYDNIIVGAGSAGCVLAHRLSADPNRQVCLLEAGPEDSSPWIHLPVGIFFTMRSRTLNWRYQTEPQSELYNRRLFWPRGKTLGGSSSINAMVYTRGHPRDYDYWAELGNSGWSYADLLPLFKRNQHQERGSSDYHGVGGPLNVADLRQHSEISQVFIRAAAEVGYPLSDDFNGAEQEGIGFYQVTQKNGQRCSSARAYLHPVRQRRNLTVMTHALASRVLFEGRRAVGVAYLDPAGKTVELPARREVILSGGAINSPQLLLLSGVGPRAELERHSIPLVHELPGVGQNLQDHLDVVVAQRDRRRASYGFALSFLPQVFKSIIEYQMCRRGFLTSNLAEAGGFVKSDPALPIPNLQYHLTSTILDDHGRRIWHGYGYSLHVCDLRPKSRGVLTLRSADPRDPPLLQPRYLSHPDDLETLLAGVKTCRNILAARAFDGYRGEELFPGEAVQSDDELREFIRRRAETIYHPVGTCKMGHDPLAVVDDRLRVHGLSGLRVADASIMPTLIGGNTNASTMVIGEKAAELISHNL, encoded by the coding sequence ATAGCAGCCCGTGGATTCACCTGCCGGTGGGTATCTTCTTCACCATGCGCAGCCGGACCTTAAACTGGCGCTACCAGACTGAGCCGCAGTCCGAATTGTATAACCGTCGGCTGTTCTGGCCACGCGGCAAGACCCTGGGCGGCAGCAGTTCCATTAACGCCATGGTGTATACCCGTGGTCATCCTCGGGATTACGACTACTGGGCGGAACTGGGCAATTCCGGCTGGAGTTACGCCGACCTGTTGCCGCTGTTCAAGCGCAATCAGCATCAGGAACGCGGCTCGTCCGACTATCATGGCGTCGGTGGCCCGCTCAACGTCGCCGATTTACGTCAGCACAGCGAAATCAGCCAGGTTTTCATCCGCGCCGCCGCCGAGGTCGGCTATCCGCTCAGCGACGATTTCAATGGCGCCGAGCAGGAAGGCATCGGTTTCTATCAGGTCACCCAGAAAAATGGCCAACGGTGCAGCAGCGCCCGCGCTTACCTGCATCCGGTTCGCCAGCGTCGCAATTTGACGGTGATGACTCATGCGCTGGCCAGTCGGGTGCTGTTCGAGGGTCGGCGGGCAGTGGGCGTGGCCTATCTGGACCCGGCGGGAAAAACGGTGGAATTGCCGGCGCGGCGCGAGGTGATTCTGTCCGGTGGGGCGATTAATTCGCCGCAACTGCTCTTGTTGTCCGGGGTTGGACCGCGCGCGGAACTGGAGCGGCATAGCATCCCGCTGGTGCATGAATTGCCCGGCGTCGGGCAAAATTTACAGGATCACCTGGATGTGGTCGTCGCCCAGCGCGATCGCCGCCGGGCTTCCTATGGCTTTGCCTTGTCGTTTCTGCCACAGGTATTCAAAAGCATTATTGAATACCAGATGTGTCGGCGCGGCTTCCTGACCAGCAATCTGGCCGAAGCGGGCGGTTTCGTCAAATCCGATCCGGCGTTGCCCATCCCCAACCTGCAATATCACCTGACCTCAACCATTCTCGACGATCATGGCCGGCGCATCTGGCATGGCTACGGTTATTCGCTGCACGTTTGCGACCTGCGGCCCAAGAGTCGCGGCGTCCTGACCCTTAGAAGCGCTGACCCGCGCGATCCGCCTTTACTGCAACCGCGTTATCTCAGCCACCCCGATGACCTGGAAACCCTGCTGGCTGGTGTGAAGACCTGCCGGAACATTCTGGCGGCGCGCGCGTTCGACGGCTACCGGGGTGAAGAACTGTTTCCCGGTGAGGCGGTGCAAAGTGACGATGAGCTTCGCGAGTTCATTCGCCGCCGGGCCGAAACCATTTATCACCCGGTCGGCACTTGCAAAATGGGTCATGACCCCCTGGCGGTGGTGGATGACCGGCTTCGCGTCCATGGGTTAAGCGGTTTGCGGGTGGCGGACGCCTCGATCATGCCCACACTGATCGGCGGCAATACGAATGCTTCGACTATGGTAATCGGCGAGAAGGCGGCGGAATTGATTTCGCACAATCTCTAA
- a CDS encoding sodium:proton antiporter produces MPLTLAIILLAGVGAQWLAWALGLPAILPLLAAGLLAGPVTGWLHPDQLFGDLLFPMVSLGVAVILFEGALTLRFKEIRGRARMVRNLVTFGALVNGLLIALATRLCMDLPWSLALLFGALVTVTGPTVVAPLLRSVRPQREIASILRWEGILIDPIGALLAVLVFEFTVSEQHQHTVLMFGVTVTAGILLGLAGAWLLATLMRRQLLPEYLHRVASLALVLSVFAFSNALAAESGLLAVTVMGMRLANTPDLLIEDILDFKETLTLLLISVLFIVLAARIDLNAFAGVGWSAVGVLLAILFIARPVAIWLAGIGSSLNWRQKAVLAWIAPRGIVAAAVSALFALQLERLGYDEARTLAALTFLVILVTVILQSLTARIVVQKLGVAAPPPHGVLIAGSNPVSRAVARTLHQREIPVILADPVWQNLRSPRMDGIPVYHGNILSEHADTYLDLDSIGTLLAMSVWMERNTLVSLYYRPLFGADHIYSLRLDEERDSINRNQVVLSYRTARLFGEQVTYARIHDRLAQGHAIRATPLTASFDFAAFRDKWGEEAIPLFALDPKGMLRVFSTRETPHLDAGWTLISLLPPTEPAKGAENNA; encoded by the coding sequence ATTCCCCTGACCCTCGCCATCATTCTGCTGGCGGGCGTTGGCGCGCAATGGCTGGCCTGGGCGCTGGGTCTGCCCGCTATTCTTCCTCTGCTGGCCGCCGGTCTGCTCGCAGGCCCCGTCACCGGCTGGCTGCATCCCGATCAACTGTTCGGCGATTTGCTGTTCCCGATGGTCTCGCTGGGCGTCGCGGTGATTCTGTTTGAAGGCGCGCTGACTTTGCGTTTCAAGGAGATCCGCGGTCGCGCCCGCATGGTGCGCAATCTGGTCACGTTCGGCGCACTGGTCAATGGCCTGCTGATCGCCCTCGCCACCCGGCTGTGCATGGATCTGCCCTGGTCGCTGGCCCTGCTGTTTGGCGCGCTGGTCACGGTTACGGGACCGACCGTGGTCGCGCCCCTGTTGCGCAGCGTTCGCCCCCAGCGGGAGATTGCCAGCATCCTGCGCTGGGAAGGCATTCTGATCGATCCGATTGGCGCGCTACTGGCCGTGCTGGTATTCGAATTCACCGTGTCCGAACAGCATCAGCACACCGTCTTGATGTTCGGCGTGACCGTGACTGCCGGCATCCTCCTGGGTCTGGCCGGTGCATGGCTGCTGGCGACGCTGATGCGCCGACAGTTGTTGCCCGAATACCTGCATCGGGTCGCCAGTCTGGCTCTGGTGCTCAGTGTGTTCGCTTTTTCCAACGCGCTCGCCGCCGAATCCGGCTTGCTGGCGGTGACCGTCATGGGTATGCGGCTGGCGAACACCCCCGATCTGCTCATCGAGGACATTCTGGACTTCAAGGAGACCCTGACCCTGCTCCTAATTTCAGTACTGTTCATCGTGCTGGCGGCGCGAATCGATCTGAATGCTTTTGCGGGGGTCGGCTGGAGCGCCGTGGGCGTACTGTTGGCTATTCTGTTCATTGCTCGGCCAGTCGCCATCTGGCTGGCAGGCATTGGCTCCAGCCTGAATTGGCGACAAAAGGCCGTGCTGGCCTGGATTGCGCCACGCGGCATTGTCGCCGCCGCCGTCTCCGCGCTGTTTGCGCTGCAACTGGAACGCCTGGGCTATGATGAGGCGCGAACCCTGGCGGCGCTGACTTTTCTGGTGATTCTGGTCACGGTGATCCTGCAGAGCCTGACCGCCCGGATCGTGGTGCAGAAACTGGGCGTGGCTGCGCCGCCGCCGCATGGCGTGCTCATCGCCGGCAGCAATCCGGTCTCGCGCGCCGTGGCCCGGACACTCCATCAACGCGAGATTCCGGTGATTCTGGCCGATCCCGTTTGGCAGAACCTCCGCTCCCCCCGCATGGATGGAATACCGGTTTATCACGGCAACATCCTGTCCGAACATGCTGATACTTATCTGGACCTCGACAGCATCGGCACGCTGTTAGCCATGTCAGTGTGGATGGAGCGCAATACGCTGGTCAGTCTGTATTACCGCCCGCTGTTCGGCGCGGATCATATCTACAGTCTGCGCCTGGACGAGGAGCGGGACAGCATCAACCGTAACCAGGTGGTCCTGTCCTATCGCACGGCCCGGCTCTTTGGCGAACAGGTCACTTACGCCCGCATTCATGATCGGCTGGCGCAGGGTCACGCGATCCGCGCCACGCCGCTCACCGCGAGTTTTGATTTCGCTGCCTTCCGCGACAAATGGGGCGAGGAAGCCATTCCCCTATTTGCACTCGATCCCAAGGGAATGTTGCGGGTGTTTTCGACTCGGGAGACCCCGCACCTGGATGCAGGTTGGACGCTCATCAGTCTATTGCCGCCGACCGAACCGGCGAAGGGGGCGGAGAACAATGCTTAG